One region of Bombus affinis isolate iyBomAffi1 chromosome 5, iyBomAffi1.2, whole genome shotgun sequence genomic DNA includes:
- the LOC126916803 gene encoding uncharacterized protein LOC126916803 isoform X2 — MSELLGWYGYDKVDSGYTKSLNLDHFTSISDAKNQALQTDQDIVSNKLRLKSPVVNTSDSIFEVSNVPLSYSNNNLMSVNRQLISSPLSLKPVSFGTTSKFPYESYSSSIYPDNVSCSWCGKIVQIFELERSNSFSYNMMDALGYFCSENCFAASRRAIFKQAKTCDWCRHIRNPISYVDLQDGKSQLQFCSNKCLNQYKMNIFCHETQTHLMLQGLNNVPFHDTEKSGLITPELWFRSCQSPLNSPAENTYLVDTHLTHSLSSPLCENRSIETEEIDNEKSVDPHKKWPGKINSVCTKKCTKSNNCNKHKKNFYTEINEHDKEQSLVNEKSKCCHSMINQTNCKENYLRKNDLNCKDFKQEYVMDTMNNSHSPKDSNTYLERNIHVKNIRNLQEKGYDTPTENILQSSSWFSNSTSPTMHHEIPSLSKSCINEPNQIRYQNQTNVFSRSSSVKQSNPTELFHSLPPTTLLPPVTVLVPYPLPIPIPIPIPIPVPISTAIFNKLVTDKEDSINMKDSNCKNVECKNSIENKYSVFDKPQIKTTNLSTAEDSQQVKLDKFSFSSSSLKTNTEINDTSHQLQQNKKLLRKRKRSNKIINHEHEKIQLKKRNNFIAT; from the exons ATGAGTGAATTATTAGGATGGTATGGCTATGATAAAGTGGATAGTGGCTATACAAAAAGTTTAAACCTGGATCATTTTACATCTATATCTGATGCAAAAAATCAAGCACTTCAAACTGATCAAGATATTGTTTCAAACAAACTAAGATTAAAATCGCCAGTAGTGAATACATCTGATTCAATTTTTGAAGTTTCCAATGTACCACTGTCTTATTCTAATAACAACTTAATGTCTGTGAATAGACAATTAATTTCATCCCCCTTATCATTAAAACCAGTATCTTTTGGTACTACATCTAAATTTCCATATGAAAGTTATTCAAGTTCTATTTACCCAg ATAATGTATCTTGTTCTTGGTGTGGTAAAATCGttcaaatatttgaattagAAAGATCCAATTCCTTTTCTTATAATATGATGGATGCTTTAGGATACTTTTGTAGTGAAAATTGTTTTGCAGCTAGTAGAAGAgcaatttttaaacaagcaaAAACATGTGACTGGTGCAGACATATACGAAATCCAATTAGTTACGTTGATCTTCAA gATGGTAAAAGTCAGCTTCAATTTTGTAGCAATAAATGTTTGAATCAGtacaaaatgaatattttttgcCATGAAACACAAACTCATTTAATGCTTCAAGGTTTAAATAATGTTCCTTTTCATGATACAGAGAAGAGTGGTTTAATAACACCAGAACTATGGTTTCGAAGTTGTCAATCACCATTAAATAGTCCTGCAGAGAATACATATTTAGTTGATACACATTTGACTCATAGTTTATCATCACCGCTTTGTGAGAACAGATCAATAGAAACAGAAGAAATTGATAATGAAAAATCAGTAGACCCACATAAAAAATGGCCCGGTAAAATCAATTCAGTGTGCACGAAGAAATGTACAAAATCCAATAATTGCAATAAAcataaaaagaatttttatacaGAAATTAATGAACATGATAAAGAACAATCTTTAGTAAATGAGAAAAGCAAATGTTGCCATTCCATGATTAATCAAACAAATtgtaaagaaaattatttaagaaaaaatGATTTGAATTGTAAGGACTTCAAACAGGAATATGTGATGGATACCATGAATAATTCACATAGCCCTAAAGATAGCAACACATATTTAGAAAGGAACATACATGTAAAAAACATCAGAAATTTACAAGAAAAAGGATATGACACTCCAACAGAAAATATATTACAATCATCATCTTGGTTTTCAAACTCAACTTCACCTACAATGCATCATGAAATTCCATCTTTGTCTAAATCTTGCATAAATGAACCTAACCAAATAAGATATCAGAATCAGACCAATGTATTTTCAAGAAGTTCATCAGTTAAACAATCCAATCCAACTGAATTATTTCATTCATTACCTCCTACAACACTTCTGCCCCCTGTTACAGTTCTTGTACCATATCCTCTACCTATACCTATACCAATTCCTATACCTATTCCAGTTCCTATATCAACagcaatttttaataaattagtgACTGATAAAGAAGATTCCATAAATATGAAAGATTCAAATTGTAAAAATGTGGAATGTAAAAATtcaatagaaaataaatattccgTTTTTGATAAGCCACAGATTAAAACAACGAACTTATCAACAGCAGAAGACTCACAGCAAGTAAAATTAGATAAGTTTTCTTTTTCATCATCATCTCTGAAAACTAATACTGAAATCAATGATACTTCACACCAGTTACAACAGAATAAAAAACttttaagaaaaagaaaacgctcGAATAAAATCATTAATCATGAACATGAAAAAATTCAgttaaaaaaaaggaataactttatagcAACTTAA
- the LOC126916803 gene encoding uncharacterized protein LOC126916803 isoform X1 → MDNRPVNLFLQKIEENARKVFSSLPEDNGGNRSRQRNCTLVKIKEEETGDEIQEYAATAMSELLGWYGYDKVDSGYTKSLNLDHFTSISDAKNQALQTDQDIVSNKLRLKSPVVNTSDSIFEVSNVPLSYSNNNLMSVNRQLISSPLSLKPVSFGTTSKFPYESYSSSIYPDNVSCSWCGKIVQIFELERSNSFSYNMMDALGYFCSENCFAASRRAIFKQAKTCDWCRHIRNPISYVDLQDGKSQLQFCSNKCLNQYKMNIFCHETQTHLMLQGLNNVPFHDTEKSGLITPELWFRSCQSPLNSPAENTYLVDTHLTHSLSSPLCENRSIETEEIDNEKSVDPHKKWPGKINSVCTKKCTKSNNCNKHKKNFYTEINEHDKEQSLVNEKSKCCHSMINQTNCKENYLRKNDLNCKDFKQEYVMDTMNNSHSPKDSNTYLERNIHVKNIRNLQEKGYDTPTENILQSSSWFSNSTSPTMHHEIPSLSKSCINEPNQIRYQNQTNVFSRSSSVKQSNPTELFHSLPPTTLLPPVTVLVPYPLPIPIPIPIPIPVPISTAIFNKLVTDKEDSINMKDSNCKNVECKNSIENKYSVFDKPQIKTTNLSTAEDSQQVKLDKFSFSSSSLKTNTEINDTSHQLQQNKKLLRKRKRSNKIINHEHEKIQLKKRNNFIAT, encoded by the exons ATGGACAATAGACCAGTTAATTTATTTCTAcaaaaaattgaagaaaacgCAAGAAAAGTATTTTCGTCCTTGCCTGAAGATAATGGTGGCAATCGCTCACGCCAAAGAAATTGTACTCTGGTTAAaattaaagaagaagaaactggTGATGAAATTCAG GAATATGCAGCAACTGCAATGAGTGAATTATTAGGATGGTATGGCTATGATAAAGTGGATAGTGGCTATACAAAAAGTTTAAACCTGGATCATTTTACATCTATATCTGATGCAAAAAATCAAGCACTTCAAACTGATCAAGATATTGTTTCAAACAAACTAAGATTAAAATCGCCAGTAGTGAATACATCTGATTCAATTTTTGAAGTTTCCAATGTACCACTGTCTTATTCTAATAACAACTTAATGTCTGTGAATAGACAATTAATTTCATCCCCCTTATCATTAAAACCAGTATCTTTTGGTACTACATCTAAATTTCCATATGAAAGTTATTCAAGTTCTATTTACCCAg ATAATGTATCTTGTTCTTGGTGTGGTAAAATCGttcaaatatttgaattagAAAGATCCAATTCCTTTTCTTATAATATGATGGATGCTTTAGGATACTTTTGTAGTGAAAATTGTTTTGCAGCTAGTAGAAGAgcaatttttaaacaagcaaAAACATGTGACTGGTGCAGACATATACGAAATCCAATTAGTTACGTTGATCTTCAA gATGGTAAAAGTCAGCTTCAATTTTGTAGCAATAAATGTTTGAATCAGtacaaaatgaatattttttgcCATGAAACACAAACTCATTTAATGCTTCAAGGTTTAAATAATGTTCCTTTTCATGATACAGAGAAGAGTGGTTTAATAACACCAGAACTATGGTTTCGAAGTTGTCAATCACCATTAAATAGTCCTGCAGAGAATACATATTTAGTTGATACACATTTGACTCATAGTTTATCATCACCGCTTTGTGAGAACAGATCAATAGAAACAGAAGAAATTGATAATGAAAAATCAGTAGACCCACATAAAAAATGGCCCGGTAAAATCAATTCAGTGTGCACGAAGAAATGTACAAAATCCAATAATTGCAATAAAcataaaaagaatttttatacaGAAATTAATGAACATGATAAAGAACAATCTTTAGTAAATGAGAAAAGCAAATGTTGCCATTCCATGATTAATCAAACAAATtgtaaagaaaattatttaagaaaaaatGATTTGAATTGTAAGGACTTCAAACAGGAATATGTGATGGATACCATGAATAATTCACATAGCCCTAAAGATAGCAACACATATTTAGAAAGGAACATACATGTAAAAAACATCAGAAATTTACAAGAAAAAGGATATGACACTCCAACAGAAAATATATTACAATCATCATCTTGGTTTTCAAACTCAACTTCACCTACAATGCATCATGAAATTCCATCTTTGTCTAAATCTTGCATAAATGAACCTAACCAAATAAGATATCAGAATCAGACCAATGTATTTTCAAGAAGTTCATCAGTTAAACAATCCAATCCAACTGAATTATTTCATTCATTACCTCCTACAACACTTCTGCCCCCTGTTACAGTTCTTGTACCATATCCTCTACCTATACCTATACCAATTCCTATACCTATTCCAGTTCCTATATCAACagcaatttttaataaattagtgACTGATAAAGAAGATTCCATAAATATGAAAGATTCAAATTGTAAAAATGTGGAATGTAAAAATtcaatagaaaataaatattccgTTTTTGATAAGCCACAGATTAAAACAACGAACTTATCAACAGCAGAAGACTCACAGCAAGTAAAATTAGATAAGTTTTCTTTTTCATCATCATCTCTGAAAACTAATACTGAAATCAATGATACTTCACACCAGTTACAACAGAATAAAAAACttttaagaaaaagaaaacgctcGAATAAAATCATTAATCATGAACATGAAAAAATTCAgttaaaaaaaaggaataactttatagcAACTTAA
- the LOC126916805 gene encoding golgin-45 isoform X3, whose amino-acid sequence MENATAKKVEVKQTKCPLGETLIYHPTNLKQLSSTPPVVPNGPIVNLIPKHVTNIKRDKQILSSLKLKEPKFVPYEPYKAAVNPIVPHEKKYRRLQRSNVNVNMVVSRVAAMKLHETKVSNDLKTADEDKSAESDWLIEKKAYEAEIQKLKEENSQLENQLKFQAQVNGELKNLLVAAVGEDLETKVHLLTEDKLQLSRALLNSAQNLSTHQEQTEWLAGQCEVWRSKFLASSLMVEELAKWKAALCQRTTDLQEAIKRLLEDRNLIRDISLKTYRILSILRENFDHAGRVSCKKHVLPSTNIIDLVQGCCQLAEILKVQLLCGVENITLQREINITGLDMKTLAEKTAEQLLMSPKLLMSGRQDVACSAVMGAAVAIGGQIFLPRSDSNITCCPHCSGEIKQI is encoded by the exons ATGGAAAATGCAACGGCTAAAAAAGTTGAAGTTAAACAGACAAAGTGCCCTCTTGGTGAAACATTAATTTATCATCCAACAAATTTGAAACAGTTAAGTTCAACCCCTCCAGTTGTGCCAAATGGTCCAATAGTAAATTTAATACCAAAGCATGTTACTAATATAAAACGCGACAAACAGATTTTAAGTTCATTAAAATTAAAGGAGCCAAAATTTGTTCCTTATGAACCTTATAAAGCTGCAGTCAATCCAATCGTTCCACATGAAAAAAAGTATAGAAGATTGCAAAGAAgtaatgtaaatgtaaatatgGTTGTCTCTCGAGTTGCTGCAATGAAACTTCATGAAACAAAGGTATCTAATGATTTAAAGACAGCAGATGAAGATAAGTCTGCAGAAAGTGATTGGTTGATAGAAAAAAAGGCATATGAAGCGGAAATACAAAAGCTTAAAGAAGAAAATAGTCAACTTGAAAATCAGTTGAAATTTCAAGCACAG GTCAAtggagaattaaaaaatttattagtaGCTGCTGTTGGAGAAGATCTTGAAACAAAAGTTCATTTATTGACTGAAGATAAATTGCAACTTTCTCGAGCTCTTTTAAATTCTGCTCAAAATTTATCAACCCATCAAGAACAAACAGAGTGGTTAGCAGGTCAATGTGAAGTCTGGAGGAGTAAATTCTTAGCCAGTAG CTTAATGGTTGAAGAACTTGCAAAATGGAAAGCAGCTCTTTGCCAAAGAACCACAGATCTTCAAGAAGCAATAAAAAGACTTCTAGAGGATCGAAATCTTATAAGAGATATATCCCTTAAGACATACAG GATACTTAGTATTTTGCGTGAAAATTTTGATCATGCTGGAAGGGTTTCTTGCAAAAAGCATGTATTACCAAGTACAAATATAATAGATTTAGTACAAGGCTGTTGTCAACTTGCAGAAATTCTAAAAGTTCAATTATTATGTGGTGTAGAAAACATTACTTTACAAAGAGAAATTAATATAACTGGCTTAGATATGAAAACACTTGCCGAAAAGACTGCAGAGCAA CTTCTTATGAGTCCAAAGTTGCTCATGTCAGGAAGACAAGATGTAGCTTGTAGTGCAGTGATGGGAGCAGCTGTTGCAATTGGTGGCCAAATATTTCTTCCACGAAGTGATTCAAATATAACTTGTTGTCCTCATTGTAGTGgtgaaattaaacaaatataa
- the LOC126916805 gene encoding golgin-45 isoform X2 — translation MASISNSTKDEPQTKSQGQIKRTQGDGMENATAKKVEVKQTKCPLGETLIYHPTNLKQLSSTPPVVPNGPIVNLIPKHVTNIKRDKQILSSLKLKEPKFVPYEPYKAAVNPIVPHEKKYRRLQRSNVNVNMVVSRVAAMKLHETKVSNDLKTADEDKSAESDWLIEKKAYEAEIQKLKEENSQLENQLKFQAQVNGELKNLLVAAVGEDLETKVHLLTEDKLQLSRALLNSAQNLSTHQEQTEWLAGQCEVWRSKFLASSLMVEELAKWKAALCQRTTDLQEAIKRLLEDRNLIRDISLKTYRILSILRENFDHAGRVSCKKHVLPSTNIIDLVQGCCQLAEILKVQLLCGVENITLQREINITGLDMKTLAEKTAEQLLMSPKLLMSGRQDVACSAVMGAAVAIGGQIFLPRSDSNITCCPHCSGEIKQI, via the exons ATGGCCAGTATTTCAAATTCTACAAAAGATGAACCTCAAACTAAGTCACAAG GGCAGATTAAACGTACGCAAGGTGATGGGATGGAAAATGCAACGGCTAAAAAAGTTGAAGTTAAACAGACAAAGTGCCCTCTTGGTGAAACATTAATTTATCATCCAACAAATTTGAAACAGTTAAGTTCAACCCCTCCAGTTGTGCCAAATGGTCCAATAGTAAATTTAATACCAAAGCATGTTACTAATATAAAACGCGACAAACAGATTTTAAGTTCATTAAAATTAAAGGAGCCAAAATTTGTTCCTTATGAACCTTATAAAGCTGCAGTCAATCCAATCGTTCCACATGAAAAAAAGTATAGAAGATTGCAAAGAAgtaatgtaaatgtaaatatgGTTGTCTCTCGAGTTGCTGCAATGAAACTTCATGAAACAAAGGTATCTAATGATTTAAAGACAGCAGATGAAGATAAGTCTGCAGAAAGTGATTGGTTGATAGAAAAAAAGGCATATGAAGCGGAAATACAAAAGCTTAAAGAAGAAAATAGTCAACTTGAAAATCAGTTGAAATTTCAAGCACAG GTCAAtggagaattaaaaaatttattagtaGCTGCTGTTGGAGAAGATCTTGAAACAAAAGTTCATTTATTGACTGAAGATAAATTGCAACTTTCTCGAGCTCTTTTAAATTCTGCTCAAAATTTATCAACCCATCAAGAACAAACAGAGTGGTTAGCAGGTCAATGTGAAGTCTGGAGGAGTAAATTCTTAGCCAGTAG CTTAATGGTTGAAGAACTTGCAAAATGGAAAGCAGCTCTTTGCCAAAGAACCACAGATCTTCAAGAAGCAATAAAAAGACTTCTAGAGGATCGAAATCTTATAAGAGATATATCCCTTAAGACATACAG GATACTTAGTATTTTGCGTGAAAATTTTGATCATGCTGGAAGGGTTTCTTGCAAAAAGCATGTATTACCAAGTACAAATATAATAGATTTAGTACAAGGCTGTTGTCAACTTGCAGAAATTCTAAAAGTTCAATTATTATGTGGTGTAGAAAACATTACTTTACAAAGAGAAATTAATATAACTGGCTTAGATATGAAAACACTTGCCGAAAAGACTGCAGAGCAA CTTCTTATGAGTCCAAAGTTGCTCATGTCAGGAAGACAAGATGTAGCTTGTAGTGCAGTGATGGGAGCAGCTGTTGCAATTGGTGGCCAAATATTTCTTCCACGAAGTGATTCAAATATAACTTGTTGTCCTCATTGTAGTGgtgaaattaaacaaatataa
- the LOC126916805 gene encoding golgin-45 isoform X1 encodes MASISNSTKDEPQTKSQVTGQIKRTQGDGMENATAKKVEVKQTKCPLGETLIYHPTNLKQLSSTPPVVPNGPIVNLIPKHVTNIKRDKQILSSLKLKEPKFVPYEPYKAAVNPIVPHEKKYRRLQRSNVNVNMVVSRVAAMKLHETKVSNDLKTADEDKSAESDWLIEKKAYEAEIQKLKEENSQLENQLKFQAQVNGELKNLLVAAVGEDLETKVHLLTEDKLQLSRALLNSAQNLSTHQEQTEWLAGQCEVWRSKFLASSLMVEELAKWKAALCQRTTDLQEAIKRLLEDRNLIRDISLKTYRILSILRENFDHAGRVSCKKHVLPSTNIIDLVQGCCQLAEILKVQLLCGVENITLQREINITGLDMKTLAEKTAEQLLMSPKLLMSGRQDVACSAVMGAAVAIGGQIFLPRSDSNITCCPHCSGEIKQI; translated from the exons ATGGCCAGTATTTCAAATTCTACAAAAGATGAACCTCAAACTAAGTCACAAG TTACAGGGCAGATTAAACGTACGCAAGGTGATGGGATGGAAAATGCAACGGCTAAAAAAGTTGAAGTTAAACAGACAAAGTGCCCTCTTGGTGAAACATTAATTTATCATCCAACAAATTTGAAACAGTTAAGTTCAACCCCTCCAGTTGTGCCAAATGGTCCAATAGTAAATTTAATACCAAAGCATGTTACTAATATAAAACGCGACAAACAGATTTTAAGTTCATTAAAATTAAAGGAGCCAAAATTTGTTCCTTATGAACCTTATAAAGCTGCAGTCAATCCAATCGTTCCACATGAAAAAAAGTATAGAAGATTGCAAAGAAgtaatgtaaatgtaaatatgGTTGTCTCTCGAGTTGCTGCAATGAAACTTCATGAAACAAAGGTATCTAATGATTTAAAGACAGCAGATGAAGATAAGTCTGCAGAAAGTGATTGGTTGATAGAAAAAAAGGCATATGAAGCGGAAATACAAAAGCTTAAAGAAGAAAATAGTCAACTTGAAAATCAGTTGAAATTTCAAGCACAG GTCAAtggagaattaaaaaatttattagtaGCTGCTGTTGGAGAAGATCTTGAAACAAAAGTTCATTTATTGACTGAAGATAAATTGCAACTTTCTCGAGCTCTTTTAAATTCTGCTCAAAATTTATCAACCCATCAAGAACAAACAGAGTGGTTAGCAGGTCAATGTGAAGTCTGGAGGAGTAAATTCTTAGCCAGTAG CTTAATGGTTGAAGAACTTGCAAAATGGAAAGCAGCTCTTTGCCAAAGAACCACAGATCTTCAAGAAGCAATAAAAAGACTTCTAGAGGATCGAAATCTTATAAGAGATATATCCCTTAAGACATACAG GATACTTAGTATTTTGCGTGAAAATTTTGATCATGCTGGAAGGGTTTCTTGCAAAAAGCATGTATTACCAAGTACAAATATAATAGATTTAGTACAAGGCTGTTGTCAACTTGCAGAAATTCTAAAAGTTCAATTATTATGTGGTGTAGAAAACATTACTTTACAAAGAGAAATTAATATAACTGGCTTAGATATGAAAACACTTGCCGAAAAGACTGCAGAGCAA CTTCTTATGAGTCCAAAGTTGCTCATGTCAGGAAGACAAGATGTAGCTTGTAGTGCAGTGATGGGAGCAGCTGTTGCAATTGGTGGCCAAATATTTCTTCCACGAAGTGATTCAAATATAACTTGTTGTCCTCATTGTAGTGgtgaaattaaacaaatataa
- the LOC126916808 gene encoding uncharacterized protein LOC126916808 isoform X3 has translation MQILISTVIKAMDKKTYKKYKRRIAQAVAKVDNKPPRFEVSAYYKPHNMRSDINRIREIDKQNIKLLRRMNIITRLRANIDCWLPKIKYKSKLDNQALKNTQVMKENKNLLRKIRKASTNYPTAEFIQDWKEIKMKMEHNKRNTPFHRIVSGYWCQGGDVTKLNGCGGKSIYGESFEHENYNLRHAGPGILSMCNETENTCNSKFNLTFRQLETVDGKNVVFGKVIAGLSNIYKILSFDDSELRARTIV, from the exons ATGCAAATCCTAATTTCCACTGT AATAAAAGCTATGGAtaaaaaaacatataaaaaatataaacgaAGGATCGCACAAGCTGTAGCTAAAGTCGATAATAAGCCTCCAAGATTTGAAGTGTCCGCATATTACAAACCGCATAATATGAGAAGCGACATAAATCGAATAAGAGAAATCGACaagcaaaatataaaattattaaggcGGATGAATATAATTACTCGGTTAAGG GCAAATATCGATTGCTGGTTaccaaagataaaatataaatcaaaaCTTGATAACCAGGCACTAAAAAATACACAAGtcatgaaagaaaataaaaatttattacgaaAAATTCGTAAAGCAAGTACTAATTATCCTACTGCCGAGTTTATACAAGAttggaaagaaataaaaatgaaaatggaaCACAATAAAAG GAACACACCGTTTCATCGAATTGTATCCGGTTATTGGTGTCAAGGTGGAGACGTTACAAAACTTAACGGGTGTGGAGGAAAGTCCATATATGGTGAATCATTTGAGCATGAGAATTACAACTTACGTCATGCTGGTCCCGGAATTTTGTCCATGTGTAACGAAACTGAAAATACATGCAATTCCAAATTTAATCTTACTTTTAGACAATTGGAAACAGTAGATGGGAAAAATGTAGTTTTTGGGAAAGTGATTGCAGGTCTTTCAAACATTTATAAG ATATTGTCATTTGATGACAGCGAGCTACGGGCAAGGACAATTGTGTAG
- the LOC126916808 gene encoding uncharacterized protein LOC126916808 isoform X1 — protein MQILISTVIKAMDKKTYKKYKRRIAQAVAKVDNKPPRFEVSAYYKPHNMRSDINRIREIDKQNIKLLRRMNIITRLRANIDCWLPKIKYKSKLDNQALKNTQVMKENKNLLRKIRKASTNYPTAEFIQDWKEIKMKMEHNKRNTPFHRIVSGYWCQGGDVTKLNGCGGKSIYGESFEHENYNLRHAGPGILSMCNETENTCNSKFNLTFRQLETVDGKNVVFGKVIAGLSNIYKIEEFGTKTGKPFKTIIISNCGIISRYIKNR, from the exons ATGCAAATCCTAATTTCCACTGT AATAAAAGCTATGGAtaaaaaaacatataaaaaatataaacgaAGGATCGCACAAGCTGTAGCTAAAGTCGATAATAAGCCTCCAAGATTTGAAGTGTCCGCATATTACAAACCGCATAATATGAGAAGCGACATAAATCGAATAAGAGAAATCGACaagcaaaatataaaattattaaggcGGATGAATATAATTACTCGGTTAAGG GCAAATATCGATTGCTGGTTaccaaagataaaatataaatcaaaaCTTGATAACCAGGCACTAAAAAATACACAAGtcatgaaagaaaataaaaatttattacgaaAAATTCGTAAAGCAAGTACTAATTATCCTACTGCCGAGTTTATACAAGAttggaaagaaataaaaatgaaaatggaaCACAATAAAAG GAACACACCGTTTCATCGAATTGTATCCGGTTATTGGTGTCAAGGTGGAGACGTTACAAAACTTAACGGGTGTGGAGGAAAGTCCATATATGGTGAATCATTTGAGCATGAGAATTACAACTTACGTCATGCTGGTCCCGGAATTTTGTCCATGTGTAACGAAACTGAAAATACATGCAATTCCAAATTTAATCTTACTTTTAGACAATTGGAAACAGTAGATGGGAAAAATGTAGTTTTTGGGAAAGTGATTGCAGGTCTTTCAAACATTTATAAG ATTGAAGAATTTGGTACAAAAACAGGAAAACCATttaaaacaataattatatCCAATTGTGGTATTATATcaagatatataaaaaatagataa
- the LOC126916808 gene encoding uncharacterized protein LOC126916808 isoform X2, producing MDKKTYKKYKRRIAQAVAKVDNKPPRFEVSAYYKPHNMRSDINRIREIDKQNIKLLRRMNIITRLRANIDCWLPKIKYKSKLDNQALKNTQVMKENKNLLRKIRKASTNYPTAEFIQDWKEIKMKMEHNKRNTPFHRIVSGYWCQGGDVTKLNGCGGKSIYGESFEHENYNLRHAGPGILSMCNETENTCNSKFNLTFRQLETVDGKNVVFGKVIAGLSNIYKIEEFGTKTGKPFKTIIISNCGIISRYIKNR from the exons ATGGAtaaaaaaacatataaaaaatataaacgaAGGATCGCACAAGCTGTAGCTAAAGTCGATAATAAGCCTCCAAGATTTGAAGTGTCCGCATATTACAAACCGCATAATATGAGAAGCGACATAAATCGAATAAGAGAAATCGACaagcaaaatataaaattattaaggcGGATGAATATAATTACTCGGTTAAGG GCAAATATCGATTGCTGGTTaccaaagataaaatataaatcaaaaCTTGATAACCAGGCACTAAAAAATACACAAGtcatgaaagaaaataaaaatttattacgaaAAATTCGTAAAGCAAGTACTAATTATCCTACTGCCGAGTTTATACAAGAttggaaagaaataaaaatgaaaatggaaCACAATAAAAG GAACACACCGTTTCATCGAATTGTATCCGGTTATTGGTGTCAAGGTGGAGACGTTACAAAACTTAACGGGTGTGGAGGAAAGTCCATATATGGTGAATCATTTGAGCATGAGAATTACAACTTACGTCATGCTGGTCCCGGAATTTTGTCCATGTGTAACGAAACTGAAAATACATGCAATTCCAAATTTAATCTTACTTTTAGACAATTGGAAACAGTAGATGGGAAAAATGTAGTTTTTGGGAAAGTGATTGCAGGTCTTTCAAACATTTATAAG ATTGAAGAATTTGGTACAAAAACAGGAAAACCATttaaaacaataattatatCCAATTGTGGTATTATATcaagatatataaaaaatagataa